The nucleotide sequence ATCCGAACGCTCCAGGATGGTATTTCCATCCGCTCGATGGCGAGCACACGTGGGACGTCGACGGGACGGAAATGTTGGTGTGGGGCAATTACTGCAACGTGCTTGGCGGCGCGGTTCCCGTCAACATTTATTACTCGACCGACCAAGGTGAAACGGTCAAAATTGCTTACGCGTTTGGAAAAAATCCAACGTTCCAACAACCGGGATCCAAGGAACAAGATCGGTTGGGCAACGCCGACAATCCGGTGGTGGCTCGGCACATTCACTCGGTTGCCTATAACCCGGTTGAGAATGCATTTTACGCCTGCACCGGTGACCACGATCGTGGCGACGTGCACGAGTGTCATTGGTTGCGTGGCACCTATGACGCGGCAAATGATTCTTGGGATTGGAAGGTTCTTGTCTCGGTCAATTCCAATTCGCGTTTCAAGTCGGGCGGCATCAACTTCGTTGATGGACGGCTTTATTGGGCCGCTGATGCGAATGGCAACAACGGTACGATGCCTCATGACCGTGGCCTTTTTCACTGTGATCCCGCCGACATTGCCAATGTGGAAAAGCACACGATGATGTTCAATCCGAAATATGAGTCGGCGAACATGATCATCGAAGACGATGTGATTTTGTCAGCACATTACGCGCCGGCTTCGCCTTATAACACCGGGTTCATCGTTTCAACGGACATGGGCAAGTCTTGGGCTCAGTACGACTTGAAGGAATTCGGGAAACGCTCGCCCACACGTTTTCATAAAAAGAACAGTGACGGATGGTTCCGAGTCGATCTGCGAAAGGTCTGGATCGAGCGTGGCGAAGTGTTATTCATCAAACCTAAACCGTAAGTGAATGTTTATGCCGAATGTGAAACGTCGTTACCGTCGCGCGGGAGTGTTGATTGCCTTCGTTGCATGGTGGATCGTCCCGCTGAGTTCGTTGCCGGCTCAGACGCCGCCGGAAGTCATCTTGGCATCGGAGGGGCAATCGCGGATGCCGGTTTTGGTCCATCGCGAAGCCGCTACGGAGGTGCGTGAGGTTGCCACGGAGCTCGCCGATTATCTCGGCCGTATTAGCGGGACGGCGTTTCCCGTTGAAGAGGCTGTCGCGGGGGCGGGAATCGCCGCCGGGAAACGAGGGGTCGTGGTCGGATTGGTCTCGAGTTTCACGGACCTTCCTTTTGCGATCGACTTTCCATCGGGCACCGCGGTGCGTGATCAAATCGTACTGCGAACGACGAACGAGGGGCTCTATGTGCTCGGCACAACCCCGGCGGCGGTCCAATCCGCCGTGTGGGACTTTCTGCATCGGCAAGGGTATCGGCTCTTTTTTCTCACCGATACTTGGGAGGTTGTGCCAAAACGTCCGCATTTGACCGCGGCAATCAATGTCGTCGAGCAGCCTGATTATGTCACGCGGGATGCACCTCGCGGTGCGCCGTGGTCGGACCGGGACTTGTGGAATCGGTGGCAGCGACGCAATCGCATGAATTCGTCCTTTGCGTTAAGCACGGGACATGCCTATGGCGGCATTGTCCGCCGCAACGCGAAAACGTTTGCGGAGCATCCTGAGTACTTTGCTTTGGTCGCCGGAGAACGCCCCCGCGGTGGGAATGCCAAATTCTGTGTTAGCAATGCCGGGCTGCGGCAAGTCGTTGTCGCGGATGCCATCAAGCAGATCAACGATCGTCCCGAGAGTGACAGTGTTTCGCTCGACCCGTCCGACGGTGGCGGTTGGTGCGAGTGTGAAGCGTGTCGCGAAATGGGCAGTGTCAGCGACCGAGCATTAACGCTTGCGAACGATGCCGCCGCCGCGATCAACGACCTCGGGCTGGGAGAAAAGTATGTGGGCATGTATGGCTACAACGAACATAGTCCGCCGCCCAGCATCAAGGTGCACCCCAACGTCGTGATCAGCGTCGCGACCGCGTTCATCCGAGGTGGACACTCGATCGAAGAGCTCGTCACGGGATGGCAAACTCAAGGTGCCGTCCTCGGGATTCGCGATTATCACGACGTCTTTGCATGGAGTCATGATCTACCTCGCAGCGCACGCGGTGGCAACCTTGACTATCTCACACGCACGATTCCTTGGTTTCATGAACACGGTGCACGGTTCATGAATTCTGAGAATATGGATAGCTGGGGTGCCAATGGCTTGGGGTACTGGATCACCCCGCAATTGCTCTGGGATGTGGACAATGCTGAGCGAGTGGATGCGATTGTCGAGGACTTTCTCGACCATGCGTTTGCCAAGGCGAAAGAGCCGATGCGTACTTTCTATGCATTGATCAACCGCGATCACGACTCGGTTCGTTCGCACGAGGACGTGGTCGCGCGGATGTATCGCGCTCTGGATCAAGCCCGGATGTTGGCGAAGGATCCGCAGGTGCACGCCCGGCTTGACGATCTGGTGCTCTACACTCGTTATCTCGATCTTTATGGCAAGTACCGAAGCGCCGAAGGCAAGGCGAGACAACAGGGGTTCGAGCGGGTGTGGCGACATGCCTATCGAATGCGCGACCGGATGATGCTCTCGACCGTCGCCCTTTGTCACCGGGATCGATTTCGTGATCGCAGCGTGCAAGTCCCCGACGAGGCAAAGTGGAGCGTGGCCGAGCCGACGAACCCCTGGAAGAGCAGCCAGCCGTTTGATGAAGCGGAGATTGCCGAATTGTTGGCTGCGGGTATCGCGGCGAACCAACCGACGGAGCTCGACTTTACGGCAAAAAAATTCAGCGGTGATCTCGTGCCCGCTACACAATTGAATCTGCCGCATGTGCCGCCGGGGCGTTACGACCAACGTGGTCGCGGTCGACAGCAAGTCTATACGTGGCTTCCCGAAAATCATCGTCAGATCGAATTGGACGTCACCGGCGGGATGATCAAGCACTACCGCGATCGCGGCAACGTCAAGTTTTCGCTTTATTCATCCAAAGAAGCGACACTCGATGCCGTCGACCAAAACGACAGCGTGCCTCCAGACGGCGAGCCGCGGCAGATCGTGCTGACCAGCCCTTTTGATGGGCTGCATCGAATCGAGTGGAGCGATGGTAGTGATATGACAAGGGTTGTTTTGCCAGCGGAATTGCCGTTGACGATTCGCTCGACGCTGGAAGATCCAATGCGGCTGGGCGGACGATGGGATCTTTATTTCTACGTCCCACGCGGCACCGCGGTGGTCGGCGGTTACAGCAACGCAACTCGAGGGAAGATGCTCGACGCAGACAGCAATGTTATCTTTGACTTCGGTACGATGGATGCGGCCGGGTACTTCAGCGTGCCGGTGCCGGAGGGACAGGACGGCAGGTTTTGGAAGTTCTCGGATTCTCGCGGCAGCCGGATGTTGATGACCGTTCCACCTTACTTGGCGACGAGCGTCGAGACGTTGTTGTTGCCACGCGAAGTGGTCGAGGCCGACAAGAGGCCGTCGCCACGTTAATGGGTTCTCTTTCTATTTTCTAACCCTCCATTTTCTAACCATCTCCGGATTCGCCCCGCGTGATCCGGCAATACGTTTTACGCTGAATGTTTGATTTTCGGATTCATTTGGAGCGAAAGCGCCGTACGGCTGGCCTGAAGATGTTTCACTGGATCAACGTCAGCGACCGTCGGGTACGACTGGAGTCGGTCGGATGGAGGTTAGAAA is from Novipirellula galeiformis and encodes:
- a CDS encoding DUF4838 domain-containing protein, with protein sequence MPNVKRRYRRAGVLIAFVAWWIVPLSSLPAQTPPEVILASEGQSRMPVLVHREAATEVREVATELADYLGRISGTAFPVEEAVAGAGIAAGKRGVVVGLVSSFTDLPFAIDFPSGTAVRDQIVLRTTNEGLYVLGTTPAAVQSAVWDFLHRQGYRLFFLTDTWEVVPKRPHLTAAINVVEQPDYVTRDAPRGAPWSDRDLWNRWQRRNRMNSSFALSTGHAYGGIVRRNAKTFAEHPEYFALVAGERPRGGNAKFCVSNAGLRQVVVADAIKQINDRPESDSVSLDPSDGGGWCECEACREMGSVSDRALTLANDAAAAINDLGLGEKYVGMYGYNEHSPPPSIKVHPNVVISVATAFIRGGHSIEELVTGWQTQGAVLGIRDYHDVFAWSHDLPRSARGGNLDYLTRTIPWFHEHGARFMNSENMDSWGANGLGYWITPQLLWDVDNAERVDAIVEDFLDHAFAKAKEPMRTFYALINRDHDSVRSHEDVVARMYRALDQARMLAKDPQVHARLDDLVLYTRYLDLYGKYRSAEGKARQQGFERVWRHAYRMRDRMMLSTVALCHRDRFRDRSVQVPDEAKWSVAEPTNPWKSSQPFDEAEIAELLAAGIAANQPTELDFTAKKFSGDLVPATQLNLPHVPPGRYDQRGRGRQQVYTWLPENHRQIELDVTGGMIKHYRDRGNVKFSLYSSKEATLDAVDQNDSVPPDGEPRQIVLTSPFDGLHRIEWSDGSDMTRVVLPAELPLTIRSTLEDPMRLGGRWDLYFYVPRGTAVVGGYSNATRGKMLDADSNVIFDFGTMDAAGYFSVPVPEGQDGRFWKFSDSRGSRMLMTVPPYLATSVETLLLPREVVEADKRPSPR